One Phoenix dactylifera cultivar Barhee BC4 chromosome 14, palm_55x_up_171113_PBpolish2nd_filt_p, whole genome shotgun sequence DNA window includes the following coding sequences:
- the LOC120113181 gene encoding uncharacterized protein LOC120113181, whose product MSDKDVRNRHQIHINLNTKVIEMVVTHSPTLIEGAAVVIESGSSHCPEISSRLKNYSKGSSSNFGQVVEETRAAIEEEASQKNSLDDWKNSIEGVGQEFMNVETLRDTIRNYCIANCRNFVFVKNDRDRVTVECVYDGCEWRIHASHLGNSEKFTIKKMHYNHTCGGRLQVRSHPKASKRWILKIVKDQLQDMPLYKPSDIVKDIRRQYGVELPYHQAWRGKEVAMMDLYGNNRLSYERIRWYCDATLQTNLDSIAEYETIEGRFRRLFICFHASLMGFIKGCRPLIFMDGTFIKHKDGGVLLGATSKDGNDDKFPIAYGVVDTENRHQGIIKFVPKYFPDSYHSYCICHVKENLKNQVLVHYRAAERKRLIDLLNAAAYTPRLSSYLIWEYSYGVSGNTIKEVSGNTVNFYGVSGNTIIEFLGTQLTCLET is encoded by the exons TCAAATACACATCAACTTAAATACCAAGGTGATCGAGATGGTTGTTACGCATTCTCCAACCTTGATCGAAGGTGCTGCTGTGGTAATTGAGAG TGGCTCATCCCATTGTCCTGAAATTAGTTCGAGATTGAAAAATTATTCGAAGGGTAGCTCAAGTAATTTTGGTCAAGTTGTTGAAGAAACAAGAGCCGCAATTGAAGAGGAAGCAAGTCAAAAAAATTCATTGGATGATTGGAAAAATAGTATAGAGGGTGTTGGTCAGGAGTTCATGAATGTGGAAACTCTACGAGACACGATTCGCAACTATTGCATTGCAAATTGCAGGAATTTTGTCTTCGTGAAGAACGATCGTGATCGAGTTACTGTAGAATGTGTTTATGATGGTTGCGAATGGCGTATCCATGCTTCTCACCTTGGGAATAGTGAAAAgtttacaattaaaaaaatgcacTATAACCACACTTGTGGAGGAAGATTGCAAGTGCGGTCTCATCCAAAGGCTTCAAAACGTTGGATTTTGAAAATTGTTAAAGATCAACTTCAAGATATGCCGTTATATAAGCCGAGTGATATTGTAAAGGATATTCGTCGACAATATGGTGTTGAATTACCGTATCATCAAGCTTGGCGTGGTAAGGAGGTGGCTATGATGGATCTTTATGGTAATAACCGGCTATCTTATGAACGGATTCGCTGGTATTGCGATGCCACTCTTCAGACCAACCTCGACAGCATTGCAGAGTATGAAACAATTGAAGGTCGATTCAGACGTCTATTCATTTGTTTTCATGCTTCACTAATGGGTTTCATAAAAGGATGTCGTCCTCTGATTTTTATGGATGGCACATTTATAAAGCATAAGGATGGAGGTGTACTGCTTGGAGCCACTTCCAAAGATGGAAATGATGATAAGTTTCCTATAGCTTATGGTGTTGTAGATACAGAAA ATAGACATCAGGGCATTATTAAATTCGTGCCGAAGTACTTTCCTGATTCTTACCACTCATATTGTATATGTCATGTGAAAGAAAACTTAAAGAATCAG GTCCTCGTCCATTATCGTGCAGCTGAGAGAAAGAGGCTCATTGATTTACTAAATGCTGCTGCCTATACACCAAGGCTTAGT AGTTACCTTATCTGGGAATACAGTTATGGAGTTTCTGGGAACACAATAAAAGaagtttctgggaacacagttaactt ttatggagttTCTGGGAACACAATTATAGAGtttttgggaacacagttaacttgtctggaaaCATAG